The following coding sequences lie in one Moritella viscosa genomic window:
- a CDS encoding putative exported protein: protein MENRMKKQILAAAITASSLFALVAPNAAQAADYKVDVDGAHASVQFKIKHLGYSWLWGRFNTFDGGFSYDEKAPSASKINFVIDTASLNSNHAERDKHLKSNDFLDVKKFPKATFKSNNIKFSDDENGTVTGAFTLKGITKTITFPIAKVGEGSDPWGGYRVGFTGETSLKLTDYGITTNLGPASAYVDMILNIEGVRL, encoded by the coding sequence ATGGAAAATAGAATGAAAAAACAAATTTTAGCCGCTGCTATTACAGCAAGTTCACTTTTCGCTTTAGTAGCGCCAAATGCCGCACAGGCTGCAGATTATAAAGTGGACGTCGATGGTGCTCATGCCTCAGTGCAATTTAAAATTAAGCATTTAGGTTATAGCTGGTTATGGGGCCGTTTTAATACTTTTGATGGTGGTTTTTCATATGATGAGAAAGCGCCAAGTGCGTCTAAAATTAATTTTGTTATCGATACTGCTAGTCTAAATTCAAACCATGCAGAGCGTGATAAACATTTAAAAAGCAATGACTTTCTTGATGTGAAAAAGTTTCCGAAAGCGACATTTAAAAGTAACAACATCAAATTTAGCGATGATGAAAATGGGACTGTAACAGGGGCATTCACCCTAAAAGGTATCACTAAAACAATTACATTCCCTATTGCTAAAGTTGGTGAAGGTTCAGATCCTTGGGGCGGTTATCGAGTTGGTTTTACTGGTGAAACAAGTCTTAAATTAACAGACTATGGTATTACTACAAACTTAGGTCCTGCGTCAGCTTATGTTGATATGATCTTGAATATTGAAGGCGTACGCTTGTAA
- a CDS encoding cytochrome b561, whose protein sequence is MLKNTKTAYGWISILLHWVMALTIFGMFGLGLYMVELTYYDTWYKGSLDLHKSIGILLFGLLLVRTVWRWTNISPDSADEHASKFEITSAHLVHLGLYLLMFTLMISGYLISTADGRGINAFELFSVPAIPFSIDNQEDIAGEIHEILAWGLIVLAGVHGIAAIKHHFINKNKTLVRMLKVRQAENK, encoded by the coding sequence ATGTTAAAAAATACTAAGACTGCTTATGGCTGGATATCGATTTTGTTGCACTGGGTTATGGCATTAACCATTTTTGGTATGTTTGGCTTAGGCTTATATATGGTCGAGCTAACTTATTATGATACTTGGTATAAAGGCTCGCTCGATTTGCACAAGAGCATTGGTATTTTATTGTTTGGTTTATTATTGGTTCGCACTGTATGGCGCTGGACCAATATCAGCCCAGATAGCGCAGACGAGCATGCGAGTAAATTTGAAATAACGAGCGCGCATTTGGTTCACCTTGGATTATACCTACTCATGTTTACATTAATGATATCGGGATACTTAATTTCGACTGCCGATGGGCGTGGCATTAATGCGTTTGAGTTATTTAGTGTACCTGCAATCCCATTCTCTATTGATAATCAAGAGGACATTGCGGGCGAAATACATGAAATTTTGGCATGGGGGCTAATTGTTCTCGCTGGTGTGCATGGCATCGCTGCGATTAAGCATCACTTTATTAATAAAAATAAGACGCTAGTACGTATGTTGAAAGTACGGCAAGCAGAAAACAAATAA
- a CDS encoding secretion protein, HlyD family encodes MRKLPSIVIALSAMTILQGCEKPIVEPRQKVQLVKVDTVQLAEEMAKLSFPAVAVAADKSSLSFRLQGEVTSVAVRPGDRVTQGQILAQIDPTYYRLEVDDAKAEYAIADSQYRRSAKLVDQGYIAPSQFDELKAQRRIAKARLDITKLNLSFTALRAPFSGVISHVPIQQFENVQVGQQVMNIHSTTTVDIQLQAPDTIYSKSSAVQVEASRPGAKIITADGTEYDAHLKEFTTEPDPKVGSFVVTLTMPMPKDRFILDGMAVEVRADAQKLNLYKTNEPFIPLEAILNEDGDDLNLTQKFVWIVNSDNTVSKRQIVTGKVVNDGVRLRSGLSVGEKIVVAGGNRLREGQSIKIFDDSINNSTHTEEAGQ; translated from the coding sequence ATGAGAAAACTTCCCTCTATTGTTATTGCGCTTAGTGCGATGACAATATTACAAGGTTGTGAAAAACCAATTGTTGAGCCAAGACAAAAAGTACAGTTAGTTAAAGTCGATACCGTGCAATTAGCGGAAGAAATGGCGAAGTTATCGTTTCCTGCAGTGGCTGTTGCGGCGGATAAGTCAAGTTTGTCTTTCCGGTTGCAAGGCGAGGTTACATCTGTTGCTGTTCGTCCGGGAGACCGAGTGACTCAGGGGCAAATACTTGCTCAAATTGATCCGACTTATTACCGTTTAGAAGTTGATGATGCAAAAGCGGAATACGCGATTGCAGATAGCCAATATCGTCGTTCGGCAAAGCTTGTTGATCAAGGTTATATTGCGCCGTCTCAATTTGATGAGCTTAAAGCGCAGCGTCGTATTGCTAAAGCAAGGCTGGATATTACCAAGTTAAATTTGAGTTTTACGGCGTTGAGAGCGCCGTTTTCAGGTGTTATTTCACATGTACCAATTCAGCAGTTTGAAAATGTTCAAGTGGGCCAGCAGGTGATGAATATTCACAGTACAACGACGGTCGATATTCAATTACAAGCACCGGACACTATTTATTCTAAAAGTTCAGCGGTACAAGTTGAAGCCTCTAGACCTGGCGCTAAGATTATTACGGCTGATGGCACTGAGTATGATGCACATTTAAAAGAGTTCACTACAGAACCCGATCCTAAAGTGGGCTCATTTGTCGTAACACTGACGATGCCAATGCCTAAAGATAGATTTATTCTTGATGGGATGGCTGTTGAGGTGCGTGCTGATGCTCAAAAGCTAAATCTTTATAAGACCAATGAACCGTTTATTCCGCTCGAAGCGATTTTAAATGAAGATGGCGATGATTTGAATTTAACACAAAAATTCGTTTGGATTGTGAACAGTGATAATACAGTGAGTAAGCGCCAAATTGTGACGGGTAAAGTGGTCAATGATGGTGTTCGTTTACGCTCGGGCTTATCAGTCGGTGAGAAAATTGTGGTTGCAGGTGGTAATCGTTTACGTGAAGGTCAATCGATTAAAATTTTCGATGATTCAATAAATAATTCAACACATACTGAAGAGGCTGGACAATAA
- a CDS encoding isochorismatase, which yields MRINVQDTVFCLVDVQEKLFPHVVNNDVVEKNLIRLVKGLKLHDVPFIINEQYKKGLGGTIPALQELVESAPHFDKTSFSCCGNEATLTAIKNTNKKVVIVAGIETHVCVLQTCLDLLKEGLQPVLVTDCVSARSEFDSKMAIERLMQAGVIPTTYESILFELTANAKNPIFKDISQLVK from the coding sequence ATGAGAATCAATGTACAAGATACTGTATTTTGTTTGGTTGACGTGCAAGAAAAACTTTTTCCGCATGTGGTAAATAACGATGTTGTTGAGAAAAACCTGATTAGGTTAGTCAAAGGATTAAAACTGCATGACGTGCCTTTTATTATTAATGAACAATATAAGAAAGGCCTTGGTGGTACGATCCCCGCGTTACAGGAATTAGTTGAATCAGCCCCGCATTTTGATAAAACGTCTTTTTCATGTTGTGGTAATGAGGCTACGCTAACAGCAATTAAAAATACGAATAAAAAAGTAGTTATCGTTGCCGGAATAGAGACGCATGTCTGTGTACTACAAACGTGTTTAGATCTACTTAAAGAAGGGTTACAGCCTGTTCTTGTAACAGACTGTGTGAGCGCACGTTCTGAATTTGATTCGAAAATGGCAATTGAAAGATTAATGCAAGCGGGGGTTATACCGACTACTTATGAATCAATCTTATTTGAACTTACAGCAAATGCTAAAAACCCAATCTTTAAAGATATTAGTCAATTAGTTAAATAA
- a CDS encoding methyl-accepting chemotaxis protein yields MTIPVVDVKAKPHDAEVDYSASINLISTTDPQSNITHTNQHFSDVAGYTIDEMYHQPHNLVRHPDMPKQAFSQLWQYISSGKSWMGLVKNNCKNGGHYWVSAFVTPIKNANDEIIEYQSVRSKPDREAVNRASVLYKKMSTGKSTSLSELRFKQNTILFSLTATTLLILAAQLLTSNISLLTIATAVTTSCSLAIIWYTQNRIKHLTQLAKKAYNNPLMEYVYTGKKDEFSTIELALKMRQAELRAIVGRVSETSGDILQSAENQFSQTKQIQTNLAQQNDATEQVRVAMEQMSLSVRDISESAVQASSLTSEAQQMSSDGQNSVETTINSVHVLHKELDNSKNVINELSKDCLQIGGILDVIGVIADQTNLLALNAAIEAARAGEQGRGFAVVADEVRSLAQKTQASTGEIQQMIAKLQQTAEQAVNSVDRGVELSRQCNDQAAETGECLAKINNKLNLVTDNSHQIASAVEEQAGVSDEISRNVEHITQLSVATSENGENAVEGTRKLVDRLEAMQRLISQFKKY; encoded by the coding sequence ATGACAATACCTGTAGTTGATGTTAAAGCCAAACCACACGATGCTGAAGTAGACTATTCTGCATCAATAAATCTTATTTCAACAACCGATCCACAAAGTAATATTACCCACACTAATCAACACTTTTCCGACGTTGCAGGGTATACAATAGATGAAATGTACCACCAACCGCATAATTTAGTTCGCCACCCAGATATGCCTAAACAAGCCTTTTCTCAGTTATGGCAATATATCAGTTCCGGTAAAAGCTGGATGGGATTGGTAAAAAACAACTGTAAAAATGGCGGTCATTACTGGGTATCAGCCTTTGTCACTCCGATTAAAAATGCAAATGATGAAATAATTGAATATCAATCAGTGCGTAGTAAACCCGATAGAGAAGCGGTCAATCGAGCCTCAGTACTATATAAAAAAATGAGTACAGGTAAGTCAACCTCTCTCTCAGAACTACGCTTTAAACAAAATACGATATTATTTAGCCTAACCGCAACCACCCTACTTATTTTAGCTGCACAATTACTTACTTCAAATATATCATTATTAACCATAGCGACAGCGGTCACTACATCATGTTCTTTAGCTATAATCTGGTACACACAAAATAGAATTAAGCATTTAACTCAATTAGCTAAAAAAGCATACAATAACCCGTTAATGGAATATGTCTATACGGGTAAAAAAGATGAGTTTTCCACAATCGAATTAGCGTTAAAAATGCGTCAAGCAGAGCTACGCGCCATTGTCGGTAGAGTCAGCGAAACATCCGGTGATATTCTACAGTCTGCAGAAAACCAATTTTCTCAAACCAAACAAATACAAACCAATCTAGCGCAACAAAATGATGCGACAGAACAGGTCCGTGTCGCGATGGAGCAAATGTCGCTATCTGTCCGTGATATTTCAGAAAGTGCAGTACAAGCATCCTCGCTAACATCAGAAGCACAACAAATGTCATCCGATGGTCAAAATAGTGTTGAAACGACGATAAATTCAGTGCATGTACTACACAAAGAACTCGATAACTCAAAAAATGTTATCAATGAATTGTCAAAAGATTGTCTACAAATAGGTGGGATTCTTGATGTTATAGGCGTAATAGCAGATCAAACCAATTTACTTGCCTTAAATGCCGCAATTGAAGCAGCTCGAGCAGGTGAACAGGGCCGAGGTTTTGCAGTGGTTGCAGATGAAGTGCGTTCTTTAGCACAAAAAACACAAGCGTCGACAGGCGAAATCCAACAAATGATAGCAAAACTTCAGCAAACAGCCGAACAAGCGGTTAACTCTGTCGATCGTGGTGTGGAATTATCTCGACAATGTAATGATCAAGCAGCTGAAACTGGTGAATGCTTAGCTAAAATTAATAATAAATTAAATTTGGTCACAGATAACAGCCACCAGATAGCGTCGGCAGTAGAAGAACAAGCTGGTGTAAGCGATGAGATTTCACGTAATGTTGAACATATTACTCAACTCAGTGTAGCGACCTCAGAAAACGGTGAAAACGCAGTGGAAGGCACTCGTAAATTGGTTGATAGATTAGAAGCAATGCAGCGTTTAATTAGTCAATTTAAAAAATACTAA
- a CDS encoding putative lipase, translating into MICFGDSITRGESDADYGGWADRIKTRLIKQFVETGKDKISVFNMGISGETTNGLIQRFQHEFLTRQAVDKQDTVLFGYGANDLAKQDGSYLVNIETYIDNISRCIEFSIEKGANVALINITPIAAQLDGIPNVNNRIRNDETIRHYNQALLALSVKYDVDLIDVYTPFNDRKEIYLTADGLHPNSAGHELLYQVISSALLS; encoded by the coding sequence ATGATTTGTTTTGGTGATAGTATTACACGCGGTGAAAGTGATGCTGACTATGGGGGTTGGGCAGACCGTATTAAAACTCGTTTAATTAAACAATTTGTGGAAACGGGTAAAGATAAGATTAGTGTCTTTAATATGGGGATTAGTGGTGAAACGACAAATGGTTTGATCCAACGTTTTCAACATGAGTTTTTGACCCGACAAGCCGTTGATAAACAGGATACCGTGCTATTTGGGTATGGTGCGAATGACCTTGCTAAGCAAGACGGTAGCTACCTTGTTAATATTGAAACGTATATTGACAACATAAGTCGCTGTATTGAGTTTTCAATTGAGAAGGGTGCTAATGTTGCTCTGATTAATATCACGCCAATTGCAGCCCAGCTTGATGGTATTCCGAATGTAAATAATCGTATTCGCAATGATGAAACCATCCGTCATTATAACCAAGCATTGTTGGCTTTGTCGGTGAAGTATGATGTTGATTTAATTGATGTTTACACGCCATTCAATGATCGTAAAGAAATCTATTTAACGGCCGATGGATTACACCCAAACAGCGCGGGGCATGAGTTGCTATATCAAGTAATAAGCTCGGCGTTGTTATCGTGA
- a CDS encoding HTH-type transcriptional regulator, LysR family, translated as MKNISWDDYKIAYQVAIDGSLSQAGKSLGINHATVLRRINQLESALEIKLFFRHQRGYKVTDAGAILIEELPDLIARFSKLEHQLQNIESNISGELRISTINSYSAQLAPALKAFRDIHPAIRIKVLSTDDIVPLESGAAHVSLRVGPKPDGADLIVKELTRFKTSYFASAEYIQTFGKPTTNSSYNQHYWALPTADKYRIPFVRHIVDNIDKSRIVFQSNHFPDVNQAVIEGMGIGPMGEHQAKFYPSLVKVQLNSPQSEEAIWFVYHKDSKHSARVKCFYAFLHERLKKLTELENK; from the coding sequence ATGAAAAATATTTCTTGGGATGATTATAAAATAGCTTATCAAGTCGCCATTGATGGCAGCTTAAGTCAGGCAGGTAAATCACTGGGTATTAACCATGCGACGGTGCTAAGACGCATCAATCAATTAGAATCGGCACTTGAGATAAAGTTATTTTTCCGCCACCAACGCGGTTATAAAGTCACGGATGCTGGTGCGATCTTAATAGAAGAATTACCTGATCTTATTGCTAGATTTAGCAAGCTAGAGCATCAGTTACAAAATATTGAGAGTAATATCAGTGGCGAATTACGTATATCAACCATCAACTCTTATTCAGCACAACTTGCTCCAGCGCTAAAGGCCTTTAGAGACATTCACCCTGCGATCAGGATCAAGGTACTCTCAACTGACGATATCGTACCACTCGAATCTGGTGCAGCTCATGTATCATTACGAGTTGGCCCAAAACCAGATGGTGCAGATTTGATTGTTAAAGAATTAACCCGCTTTAAAACAAGTTATTTCGCGTCAGCAGAATACATACAAACATTTGGTAAACCCACAACAAACAGTTCATATAATCAGCACTACTGGGCTTTACCTACTGCCGACAAATACCGAATCCCTTTTGTCCGTCATATCGTGGATAATATAGATAAAAGTAGAATTGTATTTCAAAGCAATCACTTTCCAGATGTGAACCAAGCAGTAATTGAAGGTATGGGCATTGGACCTATGGGTGAACATCAAGCCAAATTCTACCCTTCACTGGTTAAAGTGCAGTTGAATTCACCTCAATCAGAAGAAGCCATTTGGTTCGTCTACCATAAAGATTCAAAACACAGTGCGCGAGTCAAATGCTTTTATGCGTTTTTGCATGAACGATTGAAGAAATTAACAGAGCTAGAGAATAAATAA
- a CDS encoding membrane protein, translating to MASMENTSLNRVKNAFTQGIWVTLISIAIGFSFKIWLAHWIPKDDLALFHSVVDIISLSLILMTGFRSSMVVTYSQTQNDRDIINIFRYSLITMVLITWGLVIPYIKHQLHIEVSYYQLVGIIFGMGLKVYFTNLIAMYRLYNISNKVVWLEPLANVFMFFTCYYLLGLDALVSLFSGLTLSSLAIAVYMFKHRRKDISTRPLSSVHLDPKLLNFVKKSFTASLEAGASILMIYITVLLTIRHFSIDELGDFQVVVRPVFTYLTLLFVFPIYRFVLPELAVCVRNGDHQQIKLIRNWIFKISALVSISFFGVMLLFGNTLVLTIFPAEYDGAIPVLLHFSMFFIFLMLNAYQLCYIKAHGRFIQSLCIRISGIVTLVVSFELFNQFTDNVIAIIVALCCGYLMMFILSSAVERQILKSYSITIYRQPNLN from the coding sequence ATGGCGTCTATGGAAAATACATCATTAAACCGCGTTAAAAATGCATTTACACAGGGCATTTGGGTTACATTAATTAGCATTGCAATCGGCTTTAGCTTTAAGATTTGGTTGGCTCACTGGATCCCAAAGGACGACCTTGCCCTCTTTCATAGTGTCGTTGATATCATTTCTTTATCGTTAATATTAATGACTGGATTTCGCTCGTCCATGGTAGTGACTTACTCACAAACCCAAAATGACCGCGATATTATTAACATCTTCCGATATAGTTTAATCACCATGGTATTAATTACTTGGGGTTTGGTTATTCCTTATATTAAACATCAACTGCATATTGAAGTAAGTTATTACCAGTTGGTTGGTATCATATTTGGTATGGGGCTCAAAGTATATTTCACCAATCTTATTGCCATGTATCGACTGTATAATATTTCCAATAAGGTAGTATGGCTAGAACCCTTGGCCAATGTGTTCATGTTCTTCACTTGCTATTATCTACTTGGTCTAGATGCCCTTGTTTCACTCTTTTCAGGATTAACGTTATCATCACTGGCGATTGCTGTTTATATGTTTAAACATCGTCGTAAGGATATTTCTACACGTCCGTTATCGAGTGTACATCTTGATCCCAAGTTACTCAATTTTGTAAAAAAGAGTTTTACCGCATCTTTAGAAGCGGGTGCAAGTATTTTAATGATATACATAACCGTGCTACTCACCATTCGTCATTTTAGTATTGACGAACTCGGTGATTTCCAAGTTGTTGTACGACCGGTATTTACCTATCTAACATTACTGTTTGTTTTTCCTATTTACCGTTTTGTATTACCTGAATTAGCGGTTTGTGTGCGCAATGGCGACCATCAACAAATTAAGCTTATTCGTAATTGGATATTTAAGATATCAGCCCTTGTAAGTATTAGCTTTTTCGGAGTTATGCTGCTGTTTGGCAATACGTTAGTTTTAACAATTTTCCCTGCAGAATATGATGGTGCAATCCCTGTCCTATTACATTTTTCAATGTTTTTCATCTTCCTTATGCTTAATGCTTATCAATTATGCTACATAAAAGCACATGGCCGTTTCATACAGAGCCTATGTATTCGCATCAGCGGTATCGTCACTTTGGTCGTTTCGTTTGAGCTATTCAATCAATTTACTGACAACGTAATAGCGATTATTGTGGCACTTTGTTGTGGCTATTTGATGATGTTCATTCTATCCAGTGCTGTTGAGCGACAAATACTAAAAAGCTATAGCATCACGATTTATCGCCAACCAAATCTCAACTAA
- a CDS encoding transporter, AcrB/AcrD/AcrF family, with protein MKQDIAAYFIKNKVISWMITLIFLIGGTMAFFGLGRLEDPAFTIKDAMVVTSYPGATPLQVEEEVTYPLEKAIQQLTYVDEVNSISSRGLSQITVTMKNNYGPDDLPQIWDELRRKVNDIKSRLPPGVAEPSVIDDFGDVYGILLAITGDGYSYKELNDYVDYLRREIELVDGVGKVSVSGVQQEQVFIEMSMQRLSSLGISPTTIYNTLATQNLVSSAGAVRVGSEYIRVHPTGEFTDVDSLGDLIITEDGAQGLIYLRDVATIKRGFKDVPDNLVTFNGKVALNVGVSFISGVNVVEMGKGVYQRLAELKEQQPIGIDIDIVYSQPDEVDKSVKGFIISLGQAIAIVIIVLLLFMGVRAGILIGLILLLTVLGTFVFMNMMAIDLQRISLGGLVIALGMLVDNAIVVVEGILIGVQKGRTRLQAATDIVTQTKWPLLGATVIAVTAFAPIGLSQDSTGEYTQTLFSVLLISLMLSWFTAISLTPFFADMFFKGIKIDAESEENDPYKGVVFVVYKRALEACMKNAWITVFALILMLAASLYGFTQLKQAFFPSSTTPMFMVDVWLPEGTDIRATNEKLRELEEMVRANDLVLHVSSSTGKGSQRFMLTYAPEKSYASYGELIVRVASYDDVMPMLRKVSGELDSLHPDIEYKLKRIELGPASGSKIEARLVGSDPTVLRGLAQQAIDIMRADPGAFNVRHDWRERTKVIEPVFNESQARRYGITKSDVDDLLQMAFSGLSVGIYRDGTNLLPIIARLPEKERVDISTVEGMKIWSPVLKGYVPLQQVVLAVNIRWEDPIVVRKNRKRMLTIFADPDPLGDETAATLQKRIQPLVEGLDFPPGYSLEWGGEYESSSKAQPSLFQTMPMGYLFMFLITVFLFNNVRNAVIVWATVPLAIIGVTTGLLALNTPFGFMALLGFLSLSGMLVKNGIVLLDQIEIEIHSGKEKYQAVVDAAVSRVRPVCMAAITTVLGMIPLLPDVFFKPMAVTIMFGLGFATVLTLIVVPVLYSMFHRLQIIEK; from the coding sequence ATGAAACAAGATATCGCCGCCTATTTTATTAAAAATAAAGTGATCAGCTGGATGATTACACTCATCTTCTTAATTGGCGGTACGATGGCCTTTTTTGGTTTAGGTCGATTAGAAGATCCTGCATTTACAATTAAAGACGCGATGGTCGTGACATCTTACCCAGGTGCTACGCCATTACAAGTTGAAGAAGAGGTCACTTATCCACTTGAAAAAGCTATCCAACAATTAACGTATGTTGATGAGGTGAATTCTATTTCTAGCCGTGGTTTGTCACAAATTACGGTGACGATGAAAAATAATTATGGCCCGGATGATTTACCACAAATTTGGGATGAATTACGCCGAAAAGTGAATGATATAAAATCCCGTTTACCGCCTGGTGTAGCTGAACCATCAGTGATTGATGATTTTGGTGATGTATACGGTATTTTGTTGGCGATAACTGGTGATGGTTACTCTTACAAAGAACTGAATGATTATGTTGACTATTTACGTCGGGAAATCGAATTGGTAGATGGTGTTGGTAAAGTATCAGTATCTGGCGTGCAGCAAGAACAGGTATTTATTGAAATGTCGATGCAACGTTTAAGTAGTTTGGGCATTTCGCCAACGACTATTTACAACACGTTGGCAACGCAAAACTTGGTATCGAGTGCTGGTGCGGTGAGGGTAGGCTCGGAATATATCCGTGTTCACCCAACTGGCGAATTTACCGATGTTGACTCGTTAGGCGATCTAATTATTACAGAAGATGGTGCACAAGGGCTGATTTATCTACGTGACGTCGCAACGATTAAGCGTGGATTTAAAGACGTACCCGATAACTTAGTCACCTTTAACGGTAAGGTCGCATTGAATGTTGGCGTGTCATTTATTTCTGGTGTTAATGTTGTCGAAATGGGTAAAGGAGTTTATCAACGTCTAGCAGAACTTAAAGAGCAACAACCGATTGGTATCGATATTGATATTGTATATAGCCAGCCAGATGAAGTTGATAAGTCAGTAAAAGGCTTCATTATTAGCTTAGGTCAGGCTATTGCTATTGTTATCATTGTTTTACTTTTATTCATGGGGGTACGTGCTGGTATTTTAATTGGACTAATCCTGTTGCTAACCGTTTTAGGTACGTTTGTATTTATGAATATGATGGCAATTGATCTGCAGCGTATTTCACTTGGTGGATTGGTGATTGCATTAGGTATGCTGGTGGACAACGCCATTGTTGTGGTTGAAGGTATTTTAATTGGGGTGCAAAAAGGTCGAACACGCTTACAGGCGGCAACTGATATTGTCACGCAGACTAAATGGCCTTTATTAGGTGCAACGGTTATTGCTGTTACTGCATTTGCTCCTATTGGTTTATCACAAGATTCAACGGGTGAATATACCCAAACGTTATTTAGTGTGTTACTTATCTCGTTGATGCTAAGCTGGTTTACGGCCATATCACTGACGCCATTTTTTGCCGATATGTTTTTTAAAGGTATTAAAATTGATGCGGAAAGTGAAGAAAATGACCCGTATAAAGGGGTTGTCTTTGTTGTTTATAAACGCGCATTAGAAGCATGCATGAAAAATGCGTGGATAACAGTATTCGCATTAATCTTAATGTTAGCGGCAAGTTTGTATGGTTTTACGCAGTTAAAACAAGCGTTTTTCCCGTCGTCAACCACACCTATGTTTATGGTTGATGTTTGGCTACCGGAAGGTACTGATATTCGTGCTACCAATGAAAAACTACGTGAGCTAGAAGAGATGGTCAGAGCCAATGACCTAGTATTACATGTATCTTCAAGCACGGGTAAAGGGTCACAACGCTTCATGCTAACTTATGCACCAGAGAAAAGTTATGCATCGTATGGTGAATTGATTGTACGCGTTGCTAGTTATGACGATGTAATGCCAATGCTGCGTAAAGTAAGCGGGGAACTTGATTCACTGCATCCGGATATTGAATATAAACTAAAACGTATTGAGTTAGGGCCTGCATCAGGTTCGAAAATTGAAGCGCGTTTAGTCGGGTCTGATCCAACGGTATTGCGGGGTTTAGCACAGCAGGCTATTGATATTATGCGTGCCGATCCAGGGGCGTTTAATGTGCGCCATGACTGGCGTGAACGGACTAAGGTGATTGAACCTGTGTTTAACGAAAGTCAGGCTCGTCGATATGGTATTACTAAATCAGACGTTGATGATTTATTGCAAATGGCATTTTCTGGTCTGTCTGTTGGTATTTATCGTGACGGTACAAACCTGTTACCCATTATTGCTCGATTACCTGAAAAAGAACGTGTGGATATCAGTACGGTTGAAGGTATGAAGATCTGGAGTCCTGTATTGAAAGGTTATGTGCCACTACAACAAGTGGTATTAGCGGTTAATATTCGTTGGGAAGATCCGATTGTTGTGCGTAAAAACCGTAAACGTATGTTGACCATATTTGCAGATCCCGATCCTTTAGGTGATGAAACTGCTGCAACCTTACAAAAACGGATTCAACCGTTAGTCGAAGGTCTTGATTTCCCACCGGGTTATTCACTCGAATGGGGTGGTGAATATGAATCGTCTTCGAAAGCGCAACCGTCATTATTCCAAACGATGCCTATGGGCTATTTGTTCATGTTTTTAATTACGGTCTTCTTATTTAATAATGTGAGAAATGCGGTGATTGTATGGGCAACCGTACCTTTAGCTATTATCGGTGTAACAACAGGGCTACTCGCGCTTAATACCCCATTTGGCTTTATGGCACTGTTGGGCTTCTTGAGTTTGTCAGGCATGCTGGTTAAGAATGGTATTGTATTACTTGATCAGATTGAAATTGAGATTCACAGTGGTAAAGAAAAGTATCAGGCGGTTGTTGATGCGGCTGTGAGTCGTGTTCGTCCTGTTTGTATGGCGGCAATCACAACGGTATTAGGTATGATTCCCTTGTTACCTGATGTGTTCTTCAAACCTATGGCTGTCACTATCATGTTTGGTTTAGGGTTTGCTACTGTTCTTACACTGATTGTTGTACCTGTGTTATATAGTATGTTCCACAGGTTACAAATAATAGAAAAATAG